In a genomic window of Rhinolophus ferrumequinum isolate MPI-CBG mRhiFer1 chromosome 2, mRhiFer1_v1.p, whole genome shotgun sequence:
- the ITGB2 gene encoding integrin beta-2 — MLRPHSLLTLAGLLFLGSVLSQECTKYKVNTCQDCIQSGPGCAWCQQLNFTGPGQPDSIRCDTREQLLSMKCEADEIMDPRSVVRSQDNQKGGQKQLSPQTVTLSLRPGQAAAFNVTFRRAKGYPIDLYYLMDLSYSMLDDLINVKKLGGDLLRALNEITESGRIGFGSFVDKTVLPFVNTHPEKLRNPCPNKEKECQAPFAFRHVLSLTDNSNQFQTEVGKQLISGNLDAPEGGLDAMMQVAACSKEIGWRNVTRLLVFATDDGFHIAGDGKLGAILTPNDGHCHLEDNMYKRSNEFDYPSVGQLAHKLAENNIQPIFAVTKRMVGTYEKLTDIIPKSAVGELSEDSSNVVQLIKNAYNKLSSRVFLEHSTLPATLKVTYDSFCSNGESQVNQPRGDCDGVQINVPITFQVKVTATECIQEQSFVIRALGFTDTVTVRVLPQCECRCREVSRDMSQDRSVCSNKGSMECGICRCDAGYIGKNCECQTQGRSSQELEGSCRKDNNSIICSGLGDCICGQCLCHTSDVPNKRIFGQFCQCDNVNCERYDGKVCGGDDRGECFCGKCLCKEGFEGSACQCEQSTKGCRNSRGVVCSGRGQCRCNVCECEPGYQPPFCEECPGCPSTCGQHIFCAECLKFDKGPFEKNCSMECQNLKLLSEPHKPGRFSTPKQTRRCKERDSDGCWVTYTLWQQDGRDGYDIHVDEARECPVGPNVAAIVGGTVAGVVLIGVFLLVIWKALTHISDLREYKRFEKEKLKSQWNNDNPLFKSATTTVMNPKFAES; from the exons AACTTCACCGGGCCGGGGCAGCCTGACTCCATTCGCTGTGACACACGGGAGCAGCTACTCTCTATGAAATGTGAGGCTGATGAAATCATGGACCCCAGGAGTGTTGTTAGGAGCCAGGACAACCAAAAGGGGGGTCAGAAGCAGCTGTCCCCACAGACAGTGACGCTCTCCCTGAGACCAG GTCAGGCGGCTGCGTTCAATGTGACCTTCAGGCGTGCCAAGGGCTACCCCATCGACCTGTACTACCTGATGGACCTGTCCTACTCCATGCTCGACGACCTCATCAACGTCAAGAAGCTGGGGGGCGACCTGCTCCGGGCCCTCAACGAAATCACCGAGTCCGGCCGCATCG GCTTCGGGTCCTTTGTGGACAAGACGGTGCTCCCCTTCGTCAACACACACCCCGAGAAGCTGAGGAACCCGTGCCCCAACAAGGAGAAGGAGTGCCAGGCCCCGTTCGCCTTCAGGCACGTGCTGAGTCTCACCGACAACTCCAATCAGTTCCAGACAGAGGTGGGGAAGCAGCTGATTTCTGGGAACCTGGATGCCCCCGAGGGCGGGCTGGATGCCATGATGCAGGTCGCCGCGTGTTCG AAGGAAATTGGCTGGCGTAACGTCACGCGGCTGCTGGTATTTGCCACGGACGACGGCTTCCACATCGCGGGCGATGGGAAACTGGGCGCCATCCTGACCCCCAACGACGGCCACTGTCACCTGGAGGACAACATGTATAAAAGAAGCAATGAGTTC GACTACCCATCGGTGGGCCAGCTGGCACACAAACTGGCCGAAAACAACATTCAGCCCATCTTTGCTGTGACCAAGAGAATGGTGGGAACGTACGAG AAGCTCACTGACATCATCCCCAAGTCGGCCGTCGGGGAGCTGTCGGAAGACTCCAGCAACGTGGTGCAGCTCATTAAGAACGCCTACAAC AAACTCTCCTCCAGAGTCTTCCTGGAACACAGTACCCTTCCCGCCACCCTGAAAGTCACCTATGACTCCTTCTGCAGTAATGGAGAATCGCAGGTGAACCAGCCCAGAGGGGACTGTGATGGCGTCCAGATCAACGTCCCG ATCACCTTCCAGGTGAAGGTCACAGCCACGGAGTGCATCCAGGAGCAGTCGTTTGTCATCCGGGCGCTGGGCTTCACGGACACAGTGACTGTGCGTGTCCTTCCGCAGTGCGAATGCCGGTGCCGGGAGGTGAGCCGGGACATGAGCCAGGACCGCAGCGTGTGCAGCAACAAAGGCTCCATGGAGTGTGGCATTTGCAG GTGCGACGCTGGCTACATTGGGAAGAATTGTGAGTGCCAGACGCAGGGCCGCAGCAGCCAGGAGCTGGAAGGAAGTTGTCGCAAAGACAACAACTCCATCATCTGCTCGGGGCTGGGGGACTGCATCTGCGGGCAGTGTCTGTGCCACACGAGTGACGTGCCCAATAAGAGGATCTTTGGGCAGTTCTGCCAATGCGACAATGTCAACTGCGAGCGCTATGATGGGAAAGTCTGCGGGGGTGACG ACCGGGGGGAGTGCTTCTGTGGCAAGTGCCTCTGCAAAGAGGGCTTCGAGGGCTCGGCCTGCCAGTGCGAACAGTCCACGAAAGGCTGCCGGAACTCGCGGGGGGTTGTGTGCAGTGGCCGTGGCCAGTGCCGCTGCAACGTGTGTGAGTGCGAACCAGGCTACCAGCCGCCCTTTTGCGAGGAGTGCCCGGGCTGTCCATCGACCTGTGGCCAGCACAT CTTCTGTGCCGAGTGCCTGAAATTCGACAAGGGCCCCTTCGAGAAGAACTGCAGTATGGAGTGCCAGAACCTGAAGCTGCTGAGTGAGCCCCACAAGCCAGGTCGGTTCAGCACCCCCAAGCAGACCCGGAGGTGTAAGGAGCGTGACTCGGACGGCTGCTGGGTGACCTACACCTTGTGGCAGCAGGACGGGAGGGACGGATACGACATCCACGTGGATGAGGCCCGAG AGTGTCCAGTGGGCCCCAACGTTGCTGCCATCGTGGGAGGCACCGTGGCAGGAGTTGTGCTGATTGGTGTCTTCCTGCTGGTCATCTGGAAAGCCTTGACACACATCAGCGACCTCAGGGAGTACAAGCGCTTCGAGAAGGAGAAGCTCAAGTCTCAGTGGAACAAT GATAATCCCCTTTTCAAGAGCGCCACCACGACAGTCATGAACCCTAAGTTTGCTGAGAGTTAG